The following proteins are encoded in a genomic region of Vibrio spartinae:
- a CDS encoding LexA family transcriptional regulator, protein MYLKNFHLRLKEALGEHSYRSFSEMSGVSATTLRDYVNEKSYPTLDRLVAISDASGKSLEWLTTGEIPDENMVIIYQYDLRVSAGNGALVEHENPVAEFRFSADWLRQQGLHGKRLSIVQVMGDSMEPSLYDGDLILVRHDEVRDGLCVIRIDNDVLVKRVQYDYAEGKFLISSDNERYKNIELSKDFKGDFKIIGQVVRVLQRVKQVA, encoded by the coding sequence ATGTACTTAAAAAATTTCCATTTAAGACTGAAAGAGGCATTAGGAGAACATTCTTATCGCTCTTTTTCTGAAATGAGTGGTGTCTCTGCCACAACCCTGCGCGATTATGTGAACGAAAAAAGCTATCCAACGCTTGATCGATTAGTTGCGATTTCTGATGCTTCTGGGAAGTCATTAGAATGGTTAACCACAGGCGAAATCCCAGATGAAAATATGGTCATTATTTACCAATATGATCTCCGGGTGAGTGCCGGAAATGGTGCATTGGTTGAGCATGAAAATCCTGTTGCTGAATTTCGCTTTAGTGCTGATTGGTTACGTCAGCAGGGGTTACATGGTAAGAGGCTCTCTATTGTTCAAGTCATGGGCGATAGTATGGAACCCAGCCTTTATGACGGGGATTTGATTCTGGTTCGTCATGATGAAGTACGAGACGGGCTTTGTGTGATTCGGATTGATAATGATGTCTTAGTCAAACGGGTTCAATATGACTACGCGGAAGGGAAATTCCTGATTTCAAGCGATAACGAGCGGTATAAAAATATTGAATTGAGTAAAGATTTTAAAGGGGATTTTAAAATCATTGGTCAGGTTGTCCGTGTGTTGCAGAGAGTGAAGCAAGTTGCATGA
- a CDS encoding phage integrase, protein MIKPSEWGFFTTHDPNRFFARERDAKNHEITLTLRDEELHPNRDTRRLDEMVSIWYRLHGKTLRDHIRLRKLLYRMSERLGNPIASDLTNEHFAKYREQRTQEVSTTTANREHAYLRAMFNELKRLGVIDYDNPVQHIRQFKEREGELRFLSHDEIATLLHACQLSSNESLIYVVKVCLATGARWSEAENLKASQVAGGKITFLNTKSGKNRTVPINDILFNELKGLGKVGDEKLFLHSLSAFRKAVARAQIQLPKGQMSHVLRHTFASHFVMQGGNIVVLKDILGHSEISTTMRYSHLAPSHLSDAVQLNPLNQHQ, encoded by the coding sequence ATGATAAAGCCGAGTGAATGGGGGTTTTTTACCACCCATGATCCAAACCGTTTTTTTGCTCGCGAACGGGATGCCAAGAACCACGAAATCACCCTGACATTACGTGATGAAGAGTTGCACCCGAATCGGGATACCCGACGGCTCGATGAAATGGTCAGTATTTGGTATCGGCTACACGGTAAGACGCTTCGTGATCATATCCGTTTGAGAAAACTCCTTTATCGAATGTCTGAACGGCTCGGTAATCCGATAGCCTCCGACCTGACTAATGAACATTTTGCCAAGTACCGCGAGCAGCGCACACAGGAAGTCAGTACAACCACTGCGAACCGAGAACATGCCTATTTACGGGCAATGTTCAATGAGCTTAAGCGCCTCGGTGTGATCGATTATGACAACCCCGTCCAACATATCCGCCAGTTCAAAGAGCGAGAAGGGGAGCTTCGTTTTCTCAGTCATGATGAGATCGCAACCCTGTTACATGCCTGTCAGCTATCCAGTAATGAATCCCTGATCTATGTGGTTAAGGTCTGCCTTGCCACCGGTGCCCGTTGGAGTGAGGCCGAAAACCTGAAAGCGTCACAGGTGGCCGGAGGGAAAATTACCTTCCTCAATACCAAGTCAGGCAAGAACCGCACAGTGCCGATCAATGATATTTTATTTAATGAATTGAAAGGCCTTGGTAAAGTAGGGGATGAGAAACTATTTTTACATAGCTTGAGTGCATTTCGTAAAGCAGTTGCCCGAGCACAGATTCAGTTACCGAAAGGGCAGATGTCTCATGTGCTCCGCCATACCTTTGCGAGTCACTTTGTGATGCAAGGGGGCAATATTGTTGTACTGAAAGATATTCTCGGCCATAGCGAGATCTCCACAACCATGCGTTATTCACACCTTGCACCAAGTCATTTAAGTGATGCGGTGCAACTTAATCCACTAAATCAACATCAATAA
- a CDS encoding H-type lectin domain-containing protein: MTQLIGRVSHTGTVEIGSGFQSEKHSNGLYKVFFDSGKFTSTPVVIATPDTSNFSSETYTVAVSLKNVSTSGFTLSIENLDADTKEAAFNFVAYS; the protein is encoded by the coding sequence ATGACTCAATTAATAGGAAGAGTGTCTCACACCGGTACAGTAGAAATCGGTAGTGGTTTTCAATCAGAAAAACATAGTAACGGGCTTTATAAAGTATTTTTCGATTCAGGTAAATTTACATCAACCCCTGTCGTGATTGCTACGCCTGATACATCGAACTTTTCTAGCGAGACCTATACCGTAGCAGTCTCATTAAAAAATGTTTCAACTAGTGGCTTTACTCTCAGTATTGAAAACCTAGATGCTGATACAAAAGAGGCTGCTTTTAACTTTGTAGCGTACAGCTGA
- a CDS encoding DUF3289 family protein encodes MSSKGPQPYGVNGSRYGAIDHTAIKEREQRKLELLQQRSQAHNDTLERIEKNTKSSKQKDWLPVSGSFPRLVYETENKMDTFYNPKDPDAPSPNDMKYGDKKREEIESYGHWQPFRNKTRYSPSRGYDIVVEDQFTLPAKEHFNRMRSLGGGVVSFSMLGKTKDIFSTMVDKFERNEGGYYMHPLLDNALREHQTTAIFHTALKKCLGENIKDGVLDKDIVNIASNYMKSSSGARLPQFKPLTSDLFNGTVLTVHGIWSMRVYAEKLEYKEDQIKGIFKYEVQDHFGLDVNDINHKNLDKDNIPFEKLGGFRSWFLLQHYIGYSYQPFITKIGFKL; translated from the coding sequence ATGTCAAGTAAAGGCCCTCAACCTTATGGAGTAAATGGCTCTCGTTATGGCGCTATCGACCATACAGCCATTAAAGAAAGAGAACAAAGAAAGCTAGAACTTTTACAACAAAGATCACAAGCGCACAATGATACTTTAGAAAGAATAGAAAAAAATACAAAAAGTAGTAAACAAAAAGACTGGCTTCCCGTTTCTGGCTCATTTCCTCGATTGGTCTATGAAACAGAAAATAAAATGGATACCTTCTATAACCCGAAAGATCCTGATGCACCATCTCCTAACGATATGAAGTATGGTGATAAAAAAAGAGAAGAGATTGAATCCTATGGGCATTGGCAACCATTTAGAAATAAGACCAGATACTCTCCATCACGAGGCTATGATATTGTTGTAGAAGATCAATTTACTTTACCTGCTAAGGAACATTTTAATCGAATGAGATCTCTTGGTGGAGGGGTAGTTAGTTTTTCCATGTTAGGAAAAACAAAAGATATATTTTCTACAATGGTGGATAAGTTCGAGCGTAATGAAGGTGGCTACTATATGCATCCATTACTAGATAATGCATTACGAGAGCATCAAACTACAGCCATTTTCCATACTGCCTTGAAAAAGTGTTTAGGAGAAAATATTAAAGATGGTGTACTAGACAAGGATATTGTTAATATTGCAAGTAATTATATGAAATCTAGCTCGGGGGCACGGTTACCTCAATTCAAACCATTAACTTCGGATCTTTTTAACGGAACCGTTCTGACTGTACATGGAATTTGGTCAATGAGAGTTTATGCGGAAAAATTGGAGTACAAAGAGGATCAGATTAAAGGCATATTTAAATATGAGGTTCAAGACCATTTTGGCTTAGATGTTAATGATATAAATCACAAAAATCTAGATAAGGACAATATACCTTTTGAAAAATTAGGAGGATTTAGATCATGGTTTTTGTTACAACACTATATAGGATACAGCTATCAACCTTTCATAACTAAGATCGGATTTAAACTATGA
- a CDS encoding virion protein yields the protein MLYRSTLPRGVRNNNPLNIRDSANDWEGKSGFNRDKEFEEFKHPVYGFRAGARILRSYSRQGYKTLSQMIYRFAPDNENDTALYVQQVSQWTGLAPNQAVDVNDNDQLAHLLYAMSRKEVGNYYGLSMAQQGVAMA from the coding sequence ATGCTTTACCGCTCAACGCTTCCGCGTGGCGTTCGCAACAATAACCCGCTCAACATTCGTGACTCAGCGAATGATTGGGAAGGTAAATCAGGATTTAACCGTGATAAAGAATTCGAAGAGTTCAAACACCCTGTCTACGGCTTTCGGGCTGGCGCGCGGATACTCCGGAGTTACAGCCGCCAAGGGTATAAAACACTCAGTCAAATGATTTATCGGTTCGCGCCAGACAATGAAAATGACACCGCGCTCTATGTGCAGCAAGTCAGCCAATGGACGGGGCTTGCTCCAAATCAGGCGGTTGATGTCAATGATAACGACCAACTTGCTCATCTGCTTTATGCCATGAGCCGTAAAGAGGTCGGCAATTACTACGGCCTGAGCATGGCACAACAAGGGGTTGCAATGGCATGA
- a CDS encoding YfhL family 4Fe-4S dicluster ferredoxin, producing MALLITSKCTNCDMCEPECPNNAISFGEHLYEINPDLCTECKGHYDQPTCQSVCPISNCIITDPNHIETEDELLEKFVIIQGLT from the coding sequence ATGGCACTCTTGATCACCAGTAAATGCACCAATTGCGATATGTGCGAACCTGAGTGTCCGAACAATGCAATTTCATTTGGTGAGCATCTTTATGAAATCAATCCGGATCTTTGTACCGAGTGTAAAGGCCATTACGATCAGCCGACTTGTCAGTCGGTTTGTCCGATAAGCAATTGCATCATCACAGATCCAAACCATATTGAAACAGAAGATGAACTGCTGGAAAAATTTGTCATTATTCAAGGGCTGACCTGA
- a CDS encoding IS256 family transposase, whose translation MSDDKFEIDIQAFAKALQSGQGLNGKDGLLTPLIKQITEAALGAEIEQHLEAEPDNRKNGKSRKTVKTSSGEFELETPRDRNGSFDPQTVKKHQTRLTDEMERNVLSLFALGNSYQHIREYLLDMYGISVSNGTINAITDRLIPELRAWQERDLDPVYPVVWLDAVHYKIKENGRFVSKAIYTILALNIEGKKELLGIYLSDAEGAHYWLSVLTDLQNRGVKDICIACVDGLKGFPQAIETIYPQTEVQLCVIHQIRNSMKYVASKNQKAFMADLKCVYKAATLKAAEHELDELEAKWGPQYPLVIQSWRNKWENLSVYFKYPEQVRRAIYTTNAVEAVHRQFRKLTKTKGGFANETSLLKLLYAGMLKASEKWTHPVQNWNLTLSQLSIHFEGRLTPYLDL comes from the coding sequence ATGTCTGACGATAAATTCGAAATTGATATTCAAGCTTTTGCCAAAGCATTGCAATCCGGTCAGGGCCTCAACGGCAAAGACGGTTTGCTCACCCCGTTGATTAAGCAAATCACTGAAGCCGCGCTCGGGGCTGAAATCGAACAGCACCTTGAAGCTGAGCCCGACAATCGCAAAAATGGAAAATCCCGCAAAACCGTTAAAACCTCATCCGGGGAATTTGAACTTGAAACGCCCCGTGACCGAAATGGCTCTTTTGACCCGCAAACTGTCAAGAAGCACCAGACCCGACTGACCGATGAGATGGAACGTAATGTCCTCTCCCTGTTTGCCCTTGGCAACAGCTATCAACATATCCGGGAATATCTGCTGGATATGTATGGTATCAGCGTTTCCAATGGCACGATTAACGCCATCACCGACCGTCTTATCCCTGAGCTCAGAGCATGGCAGGAGCGGGATTTAGACCCCGTCTATCCGGTCGTCTGGCTTGATGCCGTTCACTACAAAATCAAGGAAAACGGTCGCTTTGTTTCCAAAGCCATTTACACCATCCTTGCACTCAATATCGAAGGAAAAAAAGAGCTGCTGGGGATTTATCTCTCTGATGCCGAAGGCGCGCATTACTGGCTCAGTGTCCTGACCGACTTACAAAATCGCGGTGTCAAAGATATTTGTATTGCTTGTGTCGATGGCCTCAAAGGGTTCCCTCAGGCGATTGAAACCATTTACCCGCAGACTGAAGTCCAACTCTGTGTTATCCATCAAATCCGTAACTCGATGAAGTATGTCGCCAGCAAAAATCAGAAAGCGTTTATGGCGGATTTAAAATGTGTTTATAAAGCGGCAACCCTTAAAGCTGCCGAACATGAGCTGGATGAGCTGGAAGCCAAATGGGGACCACAATACCCGCTGGTGATTCAGTCATGGCGCAATAAATGGGAGAACTTATCGGTGTATTTCAAATATCCCGAACAGGTCCGCAGAGCCATTTACACCACCAATGCGGTTGAGGCGGTACATCGTCAGTTCCGCAAACTGACCAAAACCAAGGGCGGTTTTGCTAATGAAACCAGCTTGCTCAAGCTGTTGTATGCAGGTATGTTGAAAGCCAGTGAAAAGTGGACGCATCCGGTGCAGAACTGGAACCTGACACTGTCTCAGCTCAGCATCCACTTTGAAGGCAGACTCACTCCATATCTGGATTTATAA
- the nfsA gene encoding oxygen-insensitive NADPH nitroreductase, whose amino-acid sequence MNPVIETIQNHRSIRSFQEKPLTTEQMDTIIASGIAASSSSLLQTVSIIRVTDQEKRRVLAELAGNQSYVASAAEFLVFCIDYQRHTSLNPDVQSEYTELTLIGAIDAGIMAQNCLLAAESMGLGGVYIGGLRNAPKEVDELLGLPQYTAILFGMCLGYPAQDPELKPRLSPQVIVHENSYQPLDHALIDEYDQKMANYYQHRSTNAKQQSWSDQVTTKLSKEQRPYIRDYLNSKGLAKK is encoded by the coding sequence ATGAATCCGGTCATTGAAACTATTCAGAACCATCGTTCGATTCGTTCTTTTCAAGAGAAGCCGCTCACAACAGAACAGATGGATACTATTATCGCTTCTGGGATTGCAGCGTCTTCTTCAAGTTTGTTACAAACGGTCTCTATTATACGAGTCACGGATCAGGAGAAACGGCGAGTTTTAGCCGAACTTGCAGGAAATCAGTCTTATGTGGCAAGTGCGGCAGAATTTTTAGTTTTTTGCATTGATTACCAACGCCACACTTCGCTGAATCCAGATGTTCAATCGGAATATACTGAGCTCACTTTGATTGGTGCGATTGATGCCGGGATTATGGCGCAGAACTGCCTGCTCGCGGCGGAGTCGATGGGGCTCGGCGGTGTTTATATTGGTGGCTTGCGCAATGCTCCGAAAGAAGTCGATGAGTTATTGGGATTACCACAATATACCGCGATCTTGTTTGGGATGTGTTTGGGATATCCGGCTCAAGATCCAGAATTGAAACCGCGTTTAAGTCCTCAAGTCATTGTTCATGAGAACAGCTATCAGCCATTAGATCATGCGCTGATCGATGAATATGACCAGAAAATGGCAAACTACTACCAGCATCGCTCGACGAATGCGAAGCAGCAATCATGGTCCGATCAAGTCACTACCAAACTGAGTAAAGAGCAACGGCCTTATATTCGCGATTACCTGAACAGTAAGGGATTAGCCAAAAAATAA
- a CDS encoding HNH endonuclease produces MVSYKGKNKFGLSRYIPTDIRKKIRRDAGFGCVVCGCVLIEYEHIEPEFKDASEHNPDNMTILCPICHDRVTKKIISKRDVWAAKRNPKGLQQGYVNDLIFPNTDELEFLLGSVQVINVGIIISIYGKPLFWFESSENNEEPFTICCIFYGVGGEPIAYINRNEYIALIKKQDIVSVASRLTISDDKYGCILGMSREGGSPIHITELYMQYNKIKVMINNENSPLYYGSVDTPDSNLNGFNKFVFSGGKGNRRGEVNAIGLSQIPWCKENNKICWLIRANIHGLKVRNSIGHHKGWLYSNLLINLKGEIVGYIKDGKAFNVFNEFISNYKDGFLSYPEKQYDDGEPIFIPKHCRQGIFSRTQQEYDLSYRFFGF; encoded by the coding sequence ATGGTTAGTTATAAAGGGAAGAATAAATTTGGTCTTTCTAGGTATATTCCTACAGATATAAGAAAAAAAATACGTAGAGATGCTGGTTTTGGTTGTGTCGTTTGTGGTTGTGTACTTATCGAATATGAACATATTGAACCTGAATTCAAAGATGCTTCTGAGCACAACCCAGATAATATGACGATTCTTTGTCCTATATGCCATGATAGAGTAACCAAAAAAATTATTTCGAAAAGAGATGTTTGGGCGGCAAAAAGAAATCCTAAGGGATTACAGCAAGGTTATGTAAACGATTTAATATTTCCGAATACAGATGAACTGGAGTTTTTACTTGGAAGTGTTCAGGTTATAAATGTAGGAATTATTATTAGTATCTATGGTAAACCTCTTTTTTGGTTTGAAAGTTCAGAAAATAATGAAGAACCATTCACTATTTGTTGTATTTTTTATGGGGTAGGTGGCGAGCCGATTGCATATATTAATCGTAATGAATATATTGCACTGATTAAAAAGCAAGATATTGTCAGTGTGGCTTCGAGATTAACTATTTCTGATGATAAATATGGATGTATATTAGGGATGTCACGTGAAGGAGGTAGCCCTATTCATATAACTGAACTTTATATGCAGTATAACAAAATAAAAGTCATGATTAATAATGAAAATAGTCCTTTATATTATGGCAGTGTAGATACTCCAGATTCTAATTTAAATGGGTTTAATAAGTTTGTTTTTAGTGGTGGTAAGGGGAATAGGAGAGGTGAAGTAAATGCTATTGGTTTAAGCCAAATCCCTTGGTGTAAAGAAAACAATAAAATATGTTGGTTGATACGAGCTAATATACATGGTTTGAAGGTGAGAAATAGCATAGGTCATCATAAGGGATGGTTATATTCTAATCTGTTAATTAATTTGAAAGGTGAGATAGTTGGTTATATTAAAGATGGGAAAGCATTTAATGTATTTAATGAGTTTATTTCTAATTATAAGGATGGATTTCTCTCGTATCCTGAAAAACAATATGATGATGGAGAACCGATCTTTATACCAAAGCATTGTCGACAAGGAATATTTTCCAGAACTCAGCAGGAGTATGATCTGAGCTATCGTTTTTTTGGATTCTGA
- a CDS encoding ATP-binding protein: MQPINPNNALHNGHVYAVGMSGSGKTSAAKKLFIHATDQVAIFDPVGDYTGTLAGRVVRGYDNIKDFATAMIAGRKTRQGFKIAYQPKHETTVKDFDRFCRVVWGCGNGKHPKPLKIICEEVAEHSENAGKATGYHGKILRLGRKFNLHSINLFQRGQEVSKTIIDNCQHACVMMQKTHTSAIYLEKMTGISADEIDRLNPLEYLLQDGKAYQKGALRW; this comes from the coding sequence ATGCAGCCGATTAACCCTAATAATGCGCTGCACAATGGTCATGTCTATGCGGTCGGGATGAGTGGCAGCGGTAAGACCTCAGCCGCAAAGAAACTCTTCATCCACGCAACCGATCAAGTCGCTATCTTTGATCCGGTCGGGGACTATACCGGCACACTGGCGGGGCGAGTCGTTCGGGGGTATGACAACATTAAAGACTTTGCCACCGCCATGATTGCAGGACGTAAAACACGGCAGGGGTTTAAGATTGCCTACCAACCGAAGCATGAAACCACCGTCAAAGACTTTGACCGCTTTTGTCGGGTGGTTTGGGGCTGCGGCAATGGTAAACATCCAAAGCCGCTCAAAATCATTTGTGAAGAAGTGGCCGAGCACAGCGAGAATGCAGGGAAAGCCACCGGTTATCATGGCAAAATTTTGCGACTGGGGCGCAAGTTCAACCTGCATTCGATTAACCTGTTTCAGCGCGGTCAGGAGGTTTCCAAAACCATCATTGATAACTGTCAGCATGCCTGTGTAATGATGCAAAAAACCCATACCAGTGCGATTTATTTAGAAAAAATGACTGGTATATCAGCCGATGAAATCGACCGGTTAAACCCGCTTGAGTATCTGCTACAGGATGGAAAAGCCTATCAAAAAGGGGCGCTCCGATGGTGA
- a CDS encoding major capsid protein P2, translating into MNSVMRLNSFTGVAYGEKASMVIPTGPVYEEIFLETNLSPAQIKRVSITLNGDEIIVLDGKLMKSLEAYKGMPSIDGFYHIPLADITAKTKNGMRYTALVTEAGDNIILEVEIAPDTSGNASGVVLKGHATVSPAQGVRIVVPQIKKQTMQATSTENEFLDLVSGPLLLVRRMHFLSETVNSLEIHRDYIKVYDTTRAVETMRAKRNRRFWQSGMYHFDPIMRGYFIDELFQTAHTNELKFTVKTDNAVGSIPIIVESVKIVRPDLIK; encoded by the coding sequence ATGAATTCAGTGATGCGACTTAACTCGTTTACGGGCGTTGCCTACGGGGAAAAAGCCTCAATGGTGATCCCAACCGGCCCCGTCTATGAAGAAATCTTTCTTGAAACCAACCTGTCACCGGCGCAGATTAAACGGGTTTCGATTACCTTAAACGGTGATGAAATCATTGTCCTTGACGGCAAGTTGATGAAATCCCTTGAAGCTTACAAAGGGATGCCGTCAATTGATGGTTTTTATCATATTCCACTGGCTGACATTACCGCCAAAACTAAAAACGGGATGCGTTACACCGCCCTTGTGACCGAGGCCGGAGACAATATTATCCTTGAGGTGGAGATTGCACCGGATACGAGCGGCAATGCATCAGGTGTGGTGCTCAAAGGTCATGCGACCGTTTCCCCCGCTCAGGGTGTACGCATTGTCGTGCCGCAAATCAAGAAACAAACGATGCAAGCGACATCAACCGAAAACGAATTTCTCGATCTTGTATCAGGTCCGTTGTTGCTGGTTCGTCGGATGCATTTCTTGTCAGAAACTGTGAACTCACTCGAAATTCACCGCGATTATATCAAGGTGTACGACACCACCCGCGCAGTTGAAACGATGCGCGCCAAACGCAATCGTCGATTCTGGCAATCAGGAATGTATCACTTTGATCCGATTATGCGCGGTTATTTTATTGATGAACTGTTTCAGACCGCACACACCAATGAGCTGAAATTTACGGTGAAGACCGATAATGCTGTCGGCTCAATCCCGATCATTGTTGAGTCCGTCAAAATCGTTCGCCCCGACCTGATTAAGTAA
- a CDS encoding DUF1904 domain-containing protein, with protein MPHFRFRAVEPQTVQHLSKTLVDELQSPMNAPREDFTFEYIYTTFFHEGEVSHAYPFVEVLWFDRGQETQDQVAQVITRQVREVVGEDVDVAVIFTALNQTDYYDNAQHY; from the coding sequence ATGCCCCATTTTCGATTTCGCGCGGTTGAACCGCAGACCGTCCAGCATCTTTCAAAAACATTGGTGGATGAACTACAGTCCCCGATGAACGCTCCCCGTGAAGATTTTACATTCGAATATATATACACCACCTTCTTCCACGAGGGAGAGGTTTCTCATGCTTATCCTTTTGTTGAAGTGTTGTGGTTTGACCGAGGTCAGGAGACTCAGGATCAGGTTGCACAAGTCATTACGCGACAGGTCAGAGAGGTGGTAGGAGAAGATGTTGATGTCGCTGTTATTTTTACAGCACTGAACCAGACAGATTACTATGATAATGCGCAACATTATTAA
- a CDS encoding replication endonuclease, with product MKYTASFIGHHIHRTLRKKHLIDVYQVRPDSPYLSAALRLAEAKGDQHNAAEKDAAKRDTFENGTTFSRHFMPRLPKIVQEDIQHQIYRRRKRANPTRKNIELAVNDAVRHGLKFAPLIEKKFPFVDARKNAPAPPVTLGHQTVSLDHDTLMSDEQIERLAWNLTHEFTAIMGSISIDEATENGYLDALYAVFSAISDKLFQLHIKPPQIRKHHANIREAERELERAIRRCLDVDYLARKFRFLRTQYIEYSQIALDRVGANQGQRKYISRRSFARWRQKQGEAKRFIESMAVFDPETGTAFDLEEVVKRTTANQENRRIELVVRSRGDEERAIDLGYEGVFMTWTLPSKYHRNSSQWNGCTPKEAHQNIMEQWKRARALFKKHEIDWFGLRVAEPHKDGTPHAHMFLYVHPSQKAAFVRICEEIATEEDRDELMIGGQFHKSHRIKVEYSDPAKGTATGYIIKYISKNINGSHMPENDAEESAFSARAWASTHRIKQFSQSGSPAVGLWRQLRRASAVDTAFDEELETLRDHADQSRWKGFCELGAKAKLAYEENFNQYGDTVKRVIGVNWLGKIIKTCATRYSLVKKKDVQRLQEARRASPWSTENKCNPPLEKEISPLEKALIEATGWSVKGVQCLIAPLMRGATIAIDRYVSLKLSNHRLTTVTDR from the coding sequence ATGAAATATACCGCTTCTTTTATTGGTCATCATATCCATCGCACTTTGCGTAAAAAACACCTGATTGATGTGTATCAGGTGCGCCCTGATTCGCCTTATCTCTCGGCTGCTCTTCGGCTGGCTGAGGCAAAAGGCGATCAGCACAATGCAGCCGAAAAAGACGCAGCAAAGCGGGATACGTTCGAGAACGGCACAACATTTTCACGCCACTTTATGCCCCGTCTGCCGAAAATCGTGCAGGAAGATATCCAGCATCAGATCTACAGGCGACGGAAACGGGCGAACCCGACGCGTAAGAATATCGAATTAGCGGTCAATGATGCCGTCCGGCATGGCCTGAAATTCGCCCCGCTGATTGAGAAAAAATTTCCTTTTGTCGATGCCCGTAAAAATGCACCGGCACCCCCTGTCACACTCGGTCATCAAACCGTATCGCTCGATCATGACACCCTGATGAGTGATGAGCAAATTGAGCGCCTTGCATGGAACCTCACCCATGAATTCACCGCAATCATGGGCAGTATTTCTATTGATGAAGCAACAGAAAATGGATACCTTGACGCATTATATGCGGTATTTTCAGCAATCAGTGATAAGCTGTTTCAGCTCCATATCAAGCCGCCACAAATCCGCAAACATCACGCGAATATCCGAGAAGCCGAGCGCGAATTAGAGCGGGCGATCCGTCGCTGCCTCGATGTCGATTATCTGGCGCGTAAATTCCGGTTTTTACGCACCCAATATATCGAATATTCACAAATCGCCCTTGATCGGGTCGGAGCTAATCAGGGACAACGCAAATATATTTCCCGTCGTTCGTTTGCCCGCTGGCGTCAGAAACAGGGAGAAGCAAAGCGGTTTATCGAATCAATGGCCGTCTTCGACCCAGAGACCGGCACCGCCTTTGATTTAGAGGAAGTCGTCAAGCGTACCACCGCCAACCAAGAAAACCGACGGATTGAATTAGTGGTTCGCTCCCGTGGCGATGAAGAGCGCGCGATTGACTTGGGTTATGAGGGCGTATTTATGACGTGGACACTCCCGTCCAAATATCACCGCAATTCCAGTCAATGGAACGGCTGCACACCGAAAGAAGCCCATCAGAACATTATGGAGCAATGGAAACGCGCCCGTGCCCTGTTCAAAAAACATGAGATTGACTGGTTCGGCCTGAGAGTCGCGGAGCCGCACAAAGACGGCACACCCCACGCACATATGTTTTTATACGTTCATCCCAGCCAGAAGGCTGCTTTTGTGCGTATCTGTGAGGAAATCGCCACCGAGGAAGACCGCGACGAGTTAATGATTGGCGGCCAGTTTCACAAATCACACCGCATCAAAGTTGAATACAGCGATCCGGCTAAAGGCACCGCGACCGGCTACATCATCAAATACATCTCAAAGAATATTAACGGCTCACACATGCCTGAAAATGATGCCGAAGAGTCGGCATTCTCGGCCAGAGCATGGGCTTCAACCCATCGTATCAAACAGTTTTCACAATCCGGCTCCCCTGCTGTGGGGTTGTGGCGGCAATTGCGACGGGCAAGCGCGGTCGATACCGCCTTTGATGAAGAGTTGGAAACCTTGCGTGACCATGCCGATCAATCCCGTTGGAAAGGGTTTTGCGAGTTGGGCGCAAAAGCCAAGCTTGCTTATGAAGAAAACTTCAACCAATACGGGGATACCGTGAAACGGGTCATTGGTGTGAACTGGCTCGGAAAAATCATCAAAACCTGCGCCACCCGTTACAGTCTTGTAAAAAAGAAAGATGTTCAGCGTCTGCAAGAAGCGCGGCGCGCTTCCCCTTGGAGCACTGAAAATAAGTGTAACCCTCCCTTAGAAAAGGAAATTTCACCCCTTGAAAAGGCGCTCATCGAGGCCACCGGATGGAGCGTGAAAGGGGTTCAGTGTCTGATTGCCCCGTTGATGCGCGGAGCAACGATAGCCATTGACCGCTATGTCTCCCTGAAACTCAGCAATCACCGATTAACCACCGTTACAGACAGGTAA